The following are encoded together in the Streptomyces sp. NBC_00341 genome:
- a CDS encoding ROK family protein translates to MNGKVTHTRTKLERGRSALGPALELVHTGRAPTRAVLTSELGVTRATAGAVAAELEALGLIRVDSSPGSAAGSQGRPSHRLAVRESGPVAVAAQVHADGFRAALVGLGGRLVATAPGCVTITADPAQVIGEVVDDCARLLRDSGLRCVGAGLAVPSAVAEPEGTALNPLHIAWPAGAPVREIFATCVREAGIAGPAFTGNDVNLAALAEHRHGAGRGAQHLLCVATGHRGVGGALVLDGRLHSGSSGLALEVGHLTVNPEGRPCHCGGRGCLDVETDPLAFLTAAGRRPGPEESLLKQSGDLLRNEYDDVAVRVAAEELIDRLGLGLAGLVNILNPDRIILGGLHRALLDADPERLRAVVADRSLWGRSGSVPILPCTLDHNSLVGAAELAWQPVLDDPLVALA, encoded by the coding sequence ATGAACGGCAAGGTGACCCACACCCGGACGAAGTTGGAGAGGGGCCGCAGCGCGCTCGGCCCCGCGCTGGAACTGGTCCATACCGGACGCGCGCCCACCCGTGCGGTCCTCACCTCGGAGCTCGGTGTCACCCGCGCCACGGCGGGCGCGGTCGCCGCCGAGCTGGAGGCGCTCGGCCTGATCAGGGTGGACTCCAGCCCCGGTTCCGCGGCGGGCTCGCAGGGGCGCCCCTCGCACCGGCTGGCGGTGCGGGAGTCCGGGCCGGTGGCCGTCGCGGCCCAGGTCCACGCGGACGGCTTCCGGGCCGCACTGGTCGGACTGGGCGGCCGCCTCGTCGCGACCGCCCCCGGCTGCGTCACCATCACCGCGGACCCGGCGCAGGTCATCGGTGAAGTCGTCGACGACTGCGCCCGGTTGCTGCGGGACAGCGGGCTGCGGTGCGTGGGGGCCGGACTCGCCGTGCCGTCCGCGGTGGCCGAGCCGGAGGGCACCGCCCTCAACCCCCTCCACATCGCCTGGCCGGCGGGCGCCCCGGTCCGCGAGATCTTCGCCACATGCGTCCGTGAGGCGGGCATCGCGGGACCGGCGTTCACCGGCAACGACGTCAACCTCGCCGCGCTCGCCGAGCACCGGCACGGAGCCGGGCGAGGCGCCCAGCATCTGCTCTGCGTGGCCACCGGCCACCGCGGCGTCGGCGGCGCGCTCGTCCTGGACGGCCGTCTGCACAGCGGGAGTTCCGGGCTGGCCCTGGAGGTCGGCCACCTCACGGTCAACCCGGAGGGCAGGCCCTGCCACTGCGGAGGCCGGGGCTGCCTCGACGTCGAGACCGACCCGCTCGCCTTCCTCACCGCGGCCGGGCGGCGGCCCGGCCCCGAGGAGTCGCTCCTCAAGCAGTCCGGGGACCTGCTGCGCAACGAGTACGACGACGTGGCGGTGCGCGTCGCCGCCGAGGAGCTGATCGACCGTCTGGGACTCGGTCTCGCCGGTCTGGTCAACATCCTCAACCCGGACCGGATCATCCTCGGCGGACTGCACCGCGCGCTGCTCGACGCCGACCCGGAACGGCTTCGGGCCGTGGTCGCCGACCGCAGCCTGTGGGGGCGCAGCGGCAGTGTCCCGATCCTGCCCTGCACCCTTGACCACAACAGCCTGGTCGGCGCGGCGGAGCTGGCCTGGCAGCCGGTGCTGGACGACCCTCTGGTCGCACTCGCCTGA
- a CDS encoding phosphotriesterase has product MVATVRTVLGDVPAGELGVCDAHDHLFLRSPLLPGQELTDQRDAARRLGSFGELGGRTVVQWTPHGMGRGAGSLAALSRSTGVHVVAATGLHQAAHYPPARLDRIRDRLAPLFVAELTEGIGSTGVRAGLIKVAGAFHAVDAHARLTMTAAAEAHHRTGAPIAVHLELGTAALDVLDLFCGELGVAPQRVILGHPGRSPDGAVQRDAARAGAFLAFDGPSRAHHATDWRLPSELAALAEAGFGGQLLLGGDTTVPETPGMPYLLRRLRPRLEEALGAELMEAALVGNPARAFAFGPVREA; this is encoded by the coding sequence GTGGTAGCCACGGTCCGCACTGTTCTCGGGGACGTCCCCGCCGGGGAACTGGGCGTGTGCGACGCCCACGACCACCTCTTCCTGCGCAGCCCCCTGCTGCCGGGCCAGGAGCTGACGGACCAACGGGACGCCGCCCGACGACTGGGTTCCTTCGGGGAGTTGGGCGGACGCACGGTGGTGCAGTGGACGCCGCACGGGATGGGCCGCGGCGCCGGATCGCTGGCCGCGCTGTCCCGTTCGACGGGCGTGCACGTGGTGGCGGCCACCGGGCTGCACCAGGCGGCGCACTATCCGCCCGCGCGGCTCGACCGCATCCGGGACCGGCTCGCCCCGCTCTTCGTCGCGGAGCTCACGGAGGGCATCGGCTCCACCGGGGTACGGGCGGGGCTCATCAAGGTCGCCGGGGCGTTCCACGCGGTCGACGCGCACGCCCGGCTCACCATGACGGCGGCGGCCGAGGCGCATCACCGCACCGGCGCGCCGATCGCCGTCCATCTGGAGCTGGGCACCGCCGCGCTCGATGTGCTGGATCTGTTCTGCGGGGAGCTGGGCGTCGCGCCGCAGCGGGTGATCCTCGGCCATCCGGGCCGCTCACCGGACGGTGCCGTGCAGCGGGACGCGGCGCGGGCGGGGGCGTTCCTCGCGTTCGACGGTCCGTCCCGGGCGCACCACGCGACGGACTGGCGGCTGCCCTCGGAACTGGCGGCGCTGGCCGAGGCGGGGTTCGGCGGGCAGTTGCTGCTGGGCGGCGACACCACCGTGCCGGAGACGCCGGGCATGCCGTACCTGCTGCGCCGGCTGCGTCCGCGCCTGGAGGAGGCCCTGGGGGCGGAGCTCATGGAGGCGGCGCTGGTCGGCAACCCGGCACGGGCGTTCGCGTTCGGACCGGTCCGGGAGGCCTGA